A genomic window from Triticum urartu cultivar G1812 chromosome 7, Tu2.1, whole genome shotgun sequence includes:
- the LOC125524848 gene encoding ADP,ATP carrier protein 1, mitochondrial-like, protein MDELCPPSVVQKLHGQSMLLRQISSSATRSHVINNAHYARNFSVTKYHQTNGSIGRLPRNTPSPIRAPAPEEKGFSGFMIDFLMGGVSAAVSKTAAAPIERVKLLIQNQDEMIKSGRLSHPYKSIGDCFTRTIKDEGVVALWRGNTANVIRYFPTQALNFAFKDHFKRMFNFRKDKDGYWKWFFGNIASGGAAGASSLLFVYSLDYARTRLANDAKAAKVGGQRQFDGIVDVYRKTLASDGVRGLYRGFNVSCVGIIVYRGLYFGMYDSLKPAVLVGSLEDNLLASFLLGWGVTMGAGLASYPIDTVRRRMMMTSGESVKYKNSMDAFRKIIAEEGATSLFKGAGANILRAVAGAGVLAVYDKLQVVVFGKKYGSGGG, encoded by the exons ATGGATGAACTGTGCCCTCCATCTGTGGTCCAGAAGCTCCATGGACAGTCCATGTTGTTGAGACAAATATCTTCTTCTGCCACGAGAAGTCATGTAATCAACAATGCACATTATGCGCGCAATTTTTCTGTGACAAAATACCATCAGACGAATGGAAGTATTGGGCGTTTGCCTCGCAATACACCATCCCCGATCCGTGCCCCCGCACCCGAAGAGAAGGGTTTTTCTGGATTCATGATTGATTTTCTAATGGGTGGAGTTTCTGCTGCCGTCTCCAAAACGGCGGCTGCTCCGATTGAGCGTGTTAAGCTCTTGATTCAGAACCAGGATGAAATGATCAAGAGTGGTAGGCTTTCTCATCCTTACAAAAGTATCGGCGATTGCTTCACCCGCACAATAAAAGATGAGGGTGTGGTTGCACTCTGGAGGGGAAACACGGCCAATGTTATCCGTTATTTCCCGACTCAG GCCTTGAACTTTGCCTTCAAGGACCACTTTAAGCGCATGTTCAACTTTAGAAAGGACAAGGATGGGTACTGGAAGTGGTTCTTCGGCAACATAGCTTCCGGAGGGGCCGCCGGTGCTTCTTCTCTGTTGTTTGTGTATTCTCTGGATTACGCTCGTACTCGTCTCGCCAATGATGCCAAGGCTGCAAAGGTGGGTGGCCAGAGGCAGTTCGACGGCATCGTAGATGTCTATCGCAAGACCCTCGCCAGCGACGGTGTCCGCGGCTTGTACCGTGGCTTCAACGTCTCCTGTGTGGGCATCATCGTTTATCGAGGTCTTTACTTCGGAATGTACGACTCCCTCAAGCCAGCGGTTCTTGTTGGTTCTCTTGAG GATAACTTGCTTGCCAGTTTCTTGCTTGGCTGGGGTGTAACGATGGGTGCTGGGCTCGCCTCGTATCCCATTGATACCGTGCGCCGCCGTATGATGATGACATCCGGTGAGTCCGTGAAGTATAAGAACTCCATGGATGCTTTCAGGAAGATCATCGCCGAGGAGGGCGCCACGTCCCTCTTCAAGGGTGCTGGCGCCAACATCCTTCGTGCCGTTGCGGGTGCTGGTGTCCTTGCTGTGTATGACAAGCTCCAGGTGGTCGTCTTTGGCAAGAAGTATGGATCCGGTGGTGGCTAA